The Colletes latitarsis isolate SP2378_abdomen chromosome 1, iyColLati1, whole genome shotgun sequence genome has a segment encoding these proteins:
- the LOC143345106 gene encoding uncharacterized protein LOC143345106: MRVADLERSATGYVYSQQQGIPVYYMRYANHGSGRYYHAPDTVHYVVDAVAPTHQQTIDQRSVQRTEVPVTENQVLRFHPRTDDGTHNAFEEEHDDSYDSVEGEHSEHNDDEEIHDVDHSTKMNVGGSYGSKGEYHDDEGSSEARDGEEHVAEEYSQHGEKADKGYKKFEEFEKGERGVYNNENQKGYYSNSGEHDEGHVDEAETYGSHEEAENDQEGSDYGRSSYHNKGQKTNGFHNVYYKDEYKKKTDFHDDDHKKGFSDKYENFEEDYKAGEGNSKKGGRRSSGNDRQDRGKKAYYVKEHRESQDQGHANEEAEKSYHANRENYSVDKSSNSNQVQKFENDSDHR, translated from the exons ATGAGAGTCGCGGACCTCGAGAGGTCGGCCACTGGATACGTGTATAGCCAGCAACAGGGTATTCCGGTTTACTACATGCGATACGCCAATCACGGAAGCGGACGCTACTATCATGCACCGGACACCGTGCACTACGTCGTCGACGCCGTTGCACCT ACTCACCAACAAACTATCGACCAACGATCGGTCCAACGCACCGAGGTGCCCGTCACTGAAAATCAGGTCCTTCGTTTTCATCCTCGTACGGACGATGGAACGCATAATGCATTCGAGGAAGAGCACGATGACAGCTACGATAGCGTCGAAGGCGAGCACAGCGAGCACAACGACGACGAAGAAATTCATGATGTAGATCATTCAACAAAGATGAACGTTGGTGGTAGTTACGGTTCGAAAGGCGAATATCACGACGACGAAGGGTCCTCCGAAGCTAGAGACGGTGAGGAGCACGTAGCCGAGGAGTACTCTCAGCACGGGGAGAAGGCTGACAAGGGTTATAAAAAGTTTGAAGAATTTGAGAAAGGCGAACGTGGTGTTTATAATAACGAAAACCAGAAAG GGTACTATAGTAACAGTGGTGAACACGACGAGGGGCACGTTGACGAAGCAGAAACGTATGGTTCCCACGAAGAAGCAGAGAATGACCAAGAGGGAAGTGATTATGGACGCTCGTCGTATCATAACAAGGGACAAAAAACCAACGGTTTTCACAATGTCTATTACAAAGACGAGTACAAGAAGAAGACGGACTTCCACGACGATGACCATAAGAAGGGTTTCTCCGACAAGTACGAGAATTTCGAGGAAGATTACAAAGCAGGCGAAGGTAATAGTAAGAAAGGTGGTCGTCGCTCTTCAGGAAACGATCGCCAGGATCGCGGCAAGAAAGCATACTACGTTAAAGAGCATCGAGAGAGTCAGGATCAGGGTCACGCGAACGAAGAAGCTGAAAAATCGTATCACGCGAATCGCGAGAATTACAGTGTCGATAAAAGTTCAAATTCGAATCAAGTACAAAAGTTTGAAAATGATTCCGATCATCGTTGA